One Brassica napus cultivar Da-Ae chromosome A1, Da-Ae, whole genome shotgun sequence genomic region harbors:
- the LOC106440561 gene encoding protein DETOXIFICATION 49-like, producing the protein MAAPLILKYHRDHQQDPNPNPNPTRLSSSIQEAKSIAKISLPIILTGLLLYSRSMISMLFLGRLNDLPSLSGGSLALGFANITGYSLLSGLSTGMEPICVQAFGAKRFKLLGLALQRTILLLLLCSLPVSILWLNIKNILLFFGQDQEISDKAEIFILFSLPDLFLQSFLHPLRIYLRSQSITLPLTYSAFFAVLLHIPINYLLVSSFGLGLKGVALGAIWSNVNLLGFLIIYIVFSGVYEKTWGGFSMDCFKGWRSLLTLAIPSCVSVCLEWWWYEIMILLCGLLLHPQATVASMGILIQTTALIYIFPSSLSFSVSTRVGNELGANQPDKARIAARTGLFLSLGLGFFAMFFAFMVRNCWARLFTDEEEILKLTSMVLPIIGLCELGNCPQTTMCGVLRGSARPKLGANINLCCFYFVGMPVAIWLSFFGGFDFKGLWLGLFAAQGSCLVSMLVVLAKTDWEAEVHRAKELMSSSCDGDGEYDDDDSGSNTMPLLLDIEECGNNKHLNVV; encoded by the coding sequence ATGGCTGCTCCTTTGATCCTCAAGTACCACAGAGATCACCAACAAGATccaaacccgaacccgaacccgacccgccTTTCCTCTTCGATCCAAGAAGCCAAATCAATCGCCAAAATATCCCTCCCAATAATTTTAACCGGTTTACTCCTCTACTCTCGCTCAATGATCTCAATGCTTTTCCTCGGCCGTCTCAACGATCTCCCTTCTCTCTCCGGCGGCTCACTCGCCCTCGGCTTCGCCAACATCACCGGCTATTCTCTCCTGTCCGGTCTCTCCACCGGTATGGAACCCATCTGCGTTCAAGCCTTTGGCGCCAAAAGATTCAAACTCTTAGGCCTCGCTTTGCAAAGAACCATACTGTTGCTCCTCCTCTGTTCCCTTCCCGTCTCCATCCTCTGGCTCAACATCAAGAATATCCTTTTATTCTTCGGACAAGACCAAGAAATCTCGGACAAAGCAGAGATATTTATCCTCTTCTCTCTCCCTGATCTGTTTCTCCAATCATTCTTGCATCCTCTCCGTATCTACCTCCGATCTCAATCCATCACTCTTCCTCTTACATACTCTGCCTTCTTCGCTGTACTCCTCCACATTCCGATCAACTACCTTCTCGTTTCTTCCTTCGGTCTCGGCCTTAAAGGAGTTGCATTAGGAGCAATCTGGAGTAATGTTAACCTACTAGGGTTTCTGATCATCTACATCGTGTTTTCGGGTGTTTACGAGAAGACTTGGGGAGGCTTCTCAATGGATTGCTTTAAAGGGTGGAGATCTTTACTAACGTTAGCAATCCCTAGCTGCGTCTCGGTTTGTCTAGAATGGTGGTGGTACGAAATAATGATTCTTCTTTGTGGACTGTTACTTCACCCGCAAGCAACCGTCGCGTCTATGGGAATCTTGATCCAGACCACCGCTTTGATCTACATTTTCCCTTCATCTCTTAGTTTCAGTGTCTCAACACGCGTCGGGAACGAGCTAGGCGCGAACCAGCCTGATAAAGCAAGGATAGCCGCGAGGACCGGTCTCTTTTTAAGcctaggtttagggtttttcgccATGTTTTTCGCTTTTATGGTGAGGAACTGCTGGGCTCGATTGTTCACTGATGAGGAAGAGATTTTGAAGTTGACTTCCATGGTCTTACCGATCATCGGGCTTTGCGAGCTAGGGAACTGTCCTCAGACAACAATGTGTGGTGTTTTGAGAGGAAGTGCTAGACCTAAATTAGGAGCAAACATTAACTTGTGTTGTTTCTACTTTGTGGGGATGCCTGTGGCTATATGGTTAAGTTTCTTTGGTGGGTTTGACTTCAAGGGACTGTGGCTTGGTCTCTTTGCAGCTCAAGGCTCGTGCCTTGTTTCGATGTTGGTCGTGTTGGCTAAGACTGATTGGGAAGCTGAGGTTCATAGGGCAAAAGAACTCATGAGTAGTTCATGTGATGGCGATGGTGAATATGATGATGACGATAGCGGAAGTAATACGATGCCTCTTCTGTTGGATATAGAAGAATGTGGGAACAACAAGCATTTGAATGTGGTCTAA